In Mustela nigripes isolate SB6536 chromosome 2, MUSNIG.SB6536, whole genome shotgun sequence, a single window of DNA contains:
- the ACP5 gene encoding tartrate-resistant acid phosphatase type 5, giving the protein MDTQTVLLILQAWLVLPLADGANPVLRFVALGDWGGVPNAPFHTAREMANAKEIARTVQILGADFILSLGDNFYFSGVQDANDKRFQETFEDVFSASSLRNVPWYVLAGNHDHLGNVSAQIAYSRISQRWNFPSPYYRLRFKVPRSNVSVAIFMLDTVTLCGNSDDFLSQQPERPRDPALARTQLAWLKKQLAAAKEDYVLVAGHYPVWSIAEHGPTRCLVKHLMPLLATYKVTAYLCGHDHNLQYLQDENGVGYVLSGAGNFMDPSKKHQRKVPNGYLRFHYGAEDSLGGFAYVEISPKEMSVTYIEASGKSLFKTRLPRRARPERPRVHHPKA; this is encoded by the exons aTGGACACACAGACCGTGCTGCTCATCCTGCAAGCCTGGCTGGTGCTCCCCCTGGCTGATGGAGCCAATCCCGTCCTGCGCTTTGTGGCCCTGGGTGACTGGGGAGGAGTCCCCAATGCCCCATTCCACACTGCCAGGGAAATGGCCAATGCCAAGGAGATTGCCAGGACCGTGCAGATTCTCGGTGCAGACTTCATCCTGTCCCTGGGGGACAATTTCTACTTCAGTGGGGTGCAGGATGCCAACGACAAGAGGTTTCAG GAGACCTTCGAGGATgtgttctctgcctcttccctccgcAATGTGCCCTGGTACGTGCTGGCTGGAAACCACGACCACTTGGGGAACGTCTCGGCACAAATAGCCTATTCCAGGATCTCTCAGCGTTG GAACTTCCCCAGTCCTTACTACCGTCTGCGCTTCAAAGTCCCACGGTCCAACGTGTCCGTGGCCATCTTCATGCTGGACACGGTGACGCTGTGTGGCAACTCAGACGACTTCCTCAGCCAGCAGCCCGAGAGGCCCCGGGACCCGGCGCTGGCCCGCACACAGCTGGCCTGGCTCAAGAAGCAGCTGGCAGCGGCCAAGGAGGACTACGTGCTGGTGGCCGGCCACTACCCCGTGTGGTCCATCGCTGAGCACGGGCCCACCCGCTGCCTGGTCAAGCATCTGATGCCTCTGCTGGCCACGTACAAGGTCACCGCCTACCTGTGTGGCCATGACCACAACCTGCAG TACCTTCAGGATGAGAATGGCGTGGGCTACGTGCTGAGCGGGGCCGGGAACTTCATGGACCCTTCGAAGAAGCATCAGCGCAAGGTCCCCAACGGCTACCTGCGCTTCCACTATGGGGCTGAGGACTCGCTGGGTGGCTTTGCCTACGTGGAGATCAGCCCCAAAGAGATGAGTGTCACTTACATCGAAGCCTCAGGCAAGTCCCTCTTCAAGACCAGACTGCCAAGGCGAGCCAGGCCCGAGCGCCCACGAGTCCACCACCCTAAGGCCTGA